The Budorcas taxicolor isolate Tak-1 chromosome 5, Takin1.1, whole genome shotgun sequence genome includes a window with the following:
- the DGKA gene encoding diacylglycerol kinase alpha isoform X3 → MAKERGLISPSDFAQLQKYMEYSTKKVSDVLKLFEDGEMAEYLQGDAIGYEGFQQFLKIYLEVDNVPDHLSQALFQSFQTGYYIEDTVREDVVCLSDVSCYFSLLEGGRPEDKLEFTFKLYDTDRNGILDSSEVDRIIIQMMRMAEYLDWDVSELRPILQEMMKAIDYDGSGSVSLAEWLRAGATTVPLLVLLGLEMTLKDNGQHMWRPKRFPRPVYCNLCESSIGLGKQGLSCNLCKYIVHDQCAMKALPCEVSTYAKSRKDIGVQSHVWVRGGCESGRCDRCQKKIRIYHSLVGLHCVWCHLEIHDDCLPAMGHECDCGLLRDHILPPSSIYPSVLASGQERKTSKISQKTMDDLSLSTSEALRIDPVSNTHPLLVFVNPKSGGKQGERLRFFRDVPDYRILVCGGDGTVGWILESIDKANLPFVPPVAVLPLGTGNDLARCLRWGGGYEGQNLGKILKDLETSKVVHMDRWSVEVIPQQTEEKSDPVPFQIINNYFSIGVDASIAHRFHIMREKYPEKFNSRMKNKLWYFEFATSESIFSTCKKLEESLTVEICGKPLDLSNQSLEGIAVLNIPSTHGGSNLWGDTKRPHGDIHGINQALGATAKVITDPDILKTCVPDLSDKRLEVVGLEGAIEIGQIYTKLKNAGHRLAKCSEITFHTTKTLPMQIDGEPWMQTPCTIKITHRNQMPMLVGPPPRSSNFFGFLC, encoded by the exons atggccAAGGAGAGGGGCCTAATAAGCCCCAGTGATTTTGCCCAGCTGCAAAAATACATGGAAT ACTCCACCAAAAAGGTCAGTGATGTTCTAAAGCTCTTTGAGGATGGTGAAATGGCTGAATATCTCCAAGGAGAT GCCATTGGATACGAGGGGTTCCAGCAATTCCTGAAAATCTACCTGGAAGTGGATAATGTTCCAGATCACCTAAGCCAGGCACTGTTTCAGTCCTTCCAGACTGGCTACTACATAGAAGACACTGTAAGAGAAG ATGTGGTATGTCTCAGTGACGTCTCCTGCTACTTTTCTCTTCTGGAGGGTGGCCGGCCGGAAGACAAGCTAGAGT TCACCTTCAAGCTGTACGACACGGACAGAAATGGGATCCTGGACAGCTCA GAAGTGGACAGAATCATCATACAGATGATGCGAATGGCTGAATACCTGGATTGGGATGTGTCTGAGCTGAGGCCG attcttcaagagatgatgAAAGCGATTGACTATGATGGCAGTGGCTCTGTCTCCCTAGCTGAGTGGCTCCGGGCTGGGGCCACCACCGTGCCACTGCTCGTGCTGCTGGGCCTGGAGATG ACCCTGAAGGACAATGGGCAGCACATGTGGAGACCCAAGAGATTCCCCCGACCAGTCTACTGCAACCTGTGCGAGTCGAGCATTGGTCTTGGCAAACAGGGGCTGAGCTGTAACC TCTGTAAATACATCGTTCACGACCAGTGTGCCATGAAGGCCCTGCCCTGTGAAGTCAGCACCTACGCCAAGTCTCGGAAGGACATTGGT GTCCAATCACACGTGTGGGTGCGAGGAGGCTGTGAATCTGGACGGTGTGACCGCTGTCAGAAAAAGATCCGGATCTACCACAGTCTGGTTGGGCTGCATTGTGTGTGGTGCCACCTAGAG ATCCATGATGACTGCCTTCCAGCCATGGGCCATGAGTGTGACTGTGGGCTGCTCCGAGATCACATCCTGCCTCCATCTTCCATCTATCCCAGCGTCCTG GCCTCTGGACAGGAACGTAAAACTAGCAAAATAAGCCAGAAGACCATGGATGATTTAAGTTTGAGCACTTCTGAGGCTCTGCGG ATTGATCCTGTTTCTAACACCCACCCACTTCTGGTCTTTGTGAACCCCAAGAGTGGCGGGAAGCAAGGCGAGAG ACTCAGATTCTTCAGAGATGTTCCTGATTACAGGATTTTGGTGTGCGGCGGAGATGGCACAGTAGGCTGGATTCTAGAGTCCATTG ACAAAGCCAACTTGCCTTTTGTGCCTCCTGTTGCTGTGTTGCCCCTGGGCACTGGAAATGATCTGGCTCGTTGCCTAAGATGGGGAGGAG GATATGAGGGACAGAATCTGGGGAAGATCCTCAAGGATTtagagacaagtaaggtggtacATATGGATCGATGGTCTGTGGAGGTGATACCCcaacaaactgaagaaaagaGTGACCCAGTCCCCTTTCAAATCATCAATAACTACTTCTCCATCGGTGTG GATGCCTCTATTGCTCACCGATTCCACATCATGCGAGAGAAATATCCTGAGAAGTTCAACAGCAG AATGAAGAACAAGCTATGGTACTTCGAATTTGCCACTTCTGAATCTATCTTCTCAACGTGCAAAAAGCTGGAGGAATCTTTGACAGTTGAG ATCTGTGGGAAACCACTGGATCTGAGCAACCAGTCCCTAGAAGGCATTGCAGTGCTGAACATCCCAAGCACACATGGTGGCTCCAATCTCTGGGGTGACACCAAGAGACCACATGGCGATATCCATGGGATCAACCAGGCCTTAGGTGCTACTGCCAAAGTCATCACCGACCCTGATATTCTGAAGACCTGTGTACCAG ACCTAAGTGACAAGCGGCTGGAAGTAGTGGGGCTGGAGGGTGCAATTGAGATAGGCCAGATCTATACCAAGCTCAAGAATGCTGGACATCGGCTGGCCAAGTGCTCTGAGATCACCTTCCA CACCACAAAAACCCTCCCCATGCAAATTGACGGAGAACCCTGGATGCAGACACCTTGTACA aTCAAGATCACCCACAGG
- the DGKA gene encoding diacylglycerol kinase alpha isoform X1, with amino-acid sequence MNQDRRGEIRELEKDPEMLEMESRMSQRNRHREQTLSGRDGDTKESNRERRILGEGLRDTEGRETVIGVGNEWSRQKQKGTESRSVLPHALVIFQKYYNQAAFVFILKKKRKMAKERGLISPSDFAQLQKYMEYSTKKVSDVLKLFEDGEMAEYLQGDAIGYEGFQQFLKIYLEVDNVPDHLSQALFQSFQTGYYIEDTVREDVVCLSDVSCYFSLLEGGRPEDKLEFTFKLYDTDRNGILDSSEVDRIIIQMMRMAEYLDWDVSELRPILQEMMKAIDYDGSGSVSLAEWLRAGATTVPLLVLLGLEMTLKDNGQHMWRPKRFPRPVYCNLCESSIGLGKQGLSCNLCKYIVHDQCAMKALPCEVSTYAKSRKDIGVQSHVWVRGGCESGRCDRCQKKIRIYHSLVGLHCVWCHLEIHDDCLPAMGHECDCGLLRDHILPPSSIYPSVLASGQERKTSKISQKTMDDLSLSTSEALRIDPVSNTHPLLVFVNPKSGGKQGERVLWKFQYLLNPRQVFNLLKDGPEPGLRFFRDVPDYRILVCGGDGTVGWILESIDKANLPFVPPVAVLPLGTGNDLARCLRWGGGYEGQNLGKILKDLETSKVVHMDRWSVEVIPQQTEEKSDPVPFQIINNYFSIGVDASIAHRFHIMREKYPEKFNSRMKNKLWYFEFATSESIFSTCKKLEESLTVEICGKPLDLSNQSLEGIAVLNIPSTHGGSNLWGDTKRPHGDIHGINQALGATAKVITDPDILKTCVPDLSDKRLEVVGLEGAIEIGQIYTKLKNAGHRLAKCSEITFHTTKTLPMQIDGEPWMQTPCTIKITHRNQMPMLVGPPPRSSNFFGFLC; translated from the exons ATGAATCAAGACAGACGGGGAGAAATCAGAGAGCTGGAGAAGGATCCAGAAATGTTGGAGATGGAGTCAAGGATGAGtcagagaaacagacacagagaacagacactGTCAGGGAGAGATGGAGACACAAAGGAGAGTAACAGGGAAAGGAGGATACTTGGGGAGGGTCTCAGAGACacagaaggaagagaaacagTAATAGGAGTGGGGAATGAATGGAGCAGACAGAAGCAAAAGGGCACCGAGAGTCGGTCAGTCCTTCCACATGCTCTTGTCATCTTCCAGAAGTACTACAACCAAGCTGCCTTTGTGTTcatccttaagaaaaaaagaaagatggccAAGGAGAGGGGCCTAATAAGCCCCAGTGATTTTGCCCAGCTGCAAAAATACATGGAAT ACTCCACCAAAAAGGTCAGTGATGTTCTAAAGCTCTTTGAGGATGGTGAAATGGCTGAATATCTCCAAGGAGAT GCCATTGGATACGAGGGGTTCCAGCAATTCCTGAAAATCTACCTGGAAGTGGATAATGTTCCAGATCACCTAAGCCAGGCACTGTTTCAGTCCTTCCAGACTGGCTACTACATAGAAGACACTGTAAGAGAAG ATGTGGTATGTCTCAGTGACGTCTCCTGCTACTTTTCTCTTCTGGAGGGTGGCCGGCCGGAAGACAAGCTAGAGT TCACCTTCAAGCTGTACGACACGGACAGAAATGGGATCCTGGACAGCTCA GAAGTGGACAGAATCATCATACAGATGATGCGAATGGCTGAATACCTGGATTGGGATGTGTCTGAGCTGAGGCCG attcttcaagagatgatgAAAGCGATTGACTATGATGGCAGTGGCTCTGTCTCCCTAGCTGAGTGGCTCCGGGCTGGGGCCACCACCGTGCCACTGCTCGTGCTGCTGGGCCTGGAGATG ACCCTGAAGGACAATGGGCAGCACATGTGGAGACCCAAGAGATTCCCCCGACCAGTCTACTGCAACCTGTGCGAGTCGAGCATTGGTCTTGGCAAACAGGGGCTGAGCTGTAACC TCTGTAAATACATCGTTCACGACCAGTGTGCCATGAAGGCCCTGCCCTGTGAAGTCAGCACCTACGCCAAGTCTCGGAAGGACATTGGT GTCCAATCACACGTGTGGGTGCGAGGAGGCTGTGAATCTGGACGGTGTGACCGCTGTCAGAAAAAGATCCGGATCTACCACAGTCTGGTTGGGCTGCATTGTGTGTGGTGCCACCTAGAG ATCCATGATGACTGCCTTCCAGCCATGGGCCATGAGTGTGACTGTGGGCTGCTCCGAGATCACATCCTGCCTCCATCTTCCATCTATCCCAGCGTCCTG GCCTCTGGACAGGAACGTAAAACTAGCAAAATAAGCCAGAAGACCATGGATGATTTAAGTTTGAGCACTTCTGAGGCTCTGCGG ATTGATCCTGTTTCTAACACCCACCCACTTCTGGTCTTTGTGAACCCCAAGAGTGGCGGGAAGCAAGGCGAGAG GGTGCTTTGGAAATTCCAGTATCTGCTGAATCCTCGACAGGTGTTCAACCTCCTAAAGGATGGTCCTGAGCCAGG ACTCAGATTCTTCAGAGATGTTCCTGATTACAGGATTTTGGTGTGCGGCGGAGATGGCACAGTAGGCTGGATTCTAGAGTCCATTG ACAAAGCCAACTTGCCTTTTGTGCCTCCTGTTGCTGTGTTGCCCCTGGGCACTGGAAATGATCTGGCTCGTTGCCTAAGATGGGGAGGAG GATATGAGGGACAGAATCTGGGGAAGATCCTCAAGGATTtagagacaagtaaggtggtacATATGGATCGATGGTCTGTGGAGGTGATACCCcaacaaactgaagaaaagaGTGACCCAGTCCCCTTTCAAATCATCAATAACTACTTCTCCATCGGTGTG GATGCCTCTATTGCTCACCGATTCCACATCATGCGAGAGAAATATCCTGAGAAGTTCAACAGCAG AATGAAGAACAAGCTATGGTACTTCGAATTTGCCACTTCTGAATCTATCTTCTCAACGTGCAAAAAGCTGGAGGAATCTTTGACAGTTGAG ATCTGTGGGAAACCACTGGATCTGAGCAACCAGTCCCTAGAAGGCATTGCAGTGCTGAACATCCCAAGCACACATGGTGGCTCCAATCTCTGGGGTGACACCAAGAGACCACATGGCGATATCCATGGGATCAACCAGGCCTTAGGTGCTACTGCCAAAGTCATCACCGACCCTGATATTCTGAAGACCTGTGTACCAG ACCTAAGTGACAAGCGGCTGGAAGTAGTGGGGCTGGAGGGTGCAATTGAGATAGGCCAGATCTATACCAAGCTCAAGAATGCTGGACATCGGCTGGCCAAGTGCTCTGAGATCACCTTCCA CACCACAAAAACCCTCCCCATGCAAATTGACGGAGAACCCTGGATGCAGACACCTTGTACA aTCAAGATCACCCACAGG
- the DGKA gene encoding diacylglycerol kinase alpha isoform X2 yields MAKERGLISPSDFAQLQKYMEYSTKKVSDVLKLFEDGEMAEYLQGDAIGYEGFQQFLKIYLEVDNVPDHLSQALFQSFQTGYYIEDTVREDVVCLSDVSCYFSLLEGGRPEDKLEFTFKLYDTDRNGILDSSEVDRIIIQMMRMAEYLDWDVSELRPILQEMMKAIDYDGSGSVSLAEWLRAGATTVPLLVLLGLEMTLKDNGQHMWRPKRFPRPVYCNLCESSIGLGKQGLSCNLCKYIVHDQCAMKALPCEVSTYAKSRKDIGVQSHVWVRGGCESGRCDRCQKKIRIYHSLVGLHCVWCHLEIHDDCLPAMGHECDCGLLRDHILPPSSIYPSVLASGQERKTSKISQKTMDDLSLSTSEALRIDPVSNTHPLLVFVNPKSGGKQGERVLWKFQYLLNPRQVFNLLKDGPEPGLRFFRDVPDYRILVCGGDGTVGWILESIDKANLPFVPPVAVLPLGTGNDLARCLRWGGGYEGQNLGKILKDLETSKVVHMDRWSVEVIPQQTEEKSDPVPFQIINNYFSIGVDASIAHRFHIMREKYPEKFNSRMKNKLWYFEFATSESIFSTCKKLEESLTVEICGKPLDLSNQSLEGIAVLNIPSTHGGSNLWGDTKRPHGDIHGINQALGATAKVITDPDILKTCVPDLSDKRLEVVGLEGAIEIGQIYTKLKNAGHRLAKCSEITFHTTKTLPMQIDGEPWMQTPCTIKITHRNQMPMLVGPPPRSSNFFGFLC; encoded by the exons atggccAAGGAGAGGGGCCTAATAAGCCCCAGTGATTTTGCCCAGCTGCAAAAATACATGGAAT ACTCCACCAAAAAGGTCAGTGATGTTCTAAAGCTCTTTGAGGATGGTGAAATGGCTGAATATCTCCAAGGAGAT GCCATTGGATACGAGGGGTTCCAGCAATTCCTGAAAATCTACCTGGAAGTGGATAATGTTCCAGATCACCTAAGCCAGGCACTGTTTCAGTCCTTCCAGACTGGCTACTACATAGAAGACACTGTAAGAGAAG ATGTGGTATGTCTCAGTGACGTCTCCTGCTACTTTTCTCTTCTGGAGGGTGGCCGGCCGGAAGACAAGCTAGAGT TCACCTTCAAGCTGTACGACACGGACAGAAATGGGATCCTGGACAGCTCA GAAGTGGACAGAATCATCATACAGATGATGCGAATGGCTGAATACCTGGATTGGGATGTGTCTGAGCTGAGGCCG attcttcaagagatgatgAAAGCGATTGACTATGATGGCAGTGGCTCTGTCTCCCTAGCTGAGTGGCTCCGGGCTGGGGCCACCACCGTGCCACTGCTCGTGCTGCTGGGCCTGGAGATG ACCCTGAAGGACAATGGGCAGCACATGTGGAGACCCAAGAGATTCCCCCGACCAGTCTACTGCAACCTGTGCGAGTCGAGCATTGGTCTTGGCAAACAGGGGCTGAGCTGTAACC TCTGTAAATACATCGTTCACGACCAGTGTGCCATGAAGGCCCTGCCCTGTGAAGTCAGCACCTACGCCAAGTCTCGGAAGGACATTGGT GTCCAATCACACGTGTGGGTGCGAGGAGGCTGTGAATCTGGACGGTGTGACCGCTGTCAGAAAAAGATCCGGATCTACCACAGTCTGGTTGGGCTGCATTGTGTGTGGTGCCACCTAGAG ATCCATGATGACTGCCTTCCAGCCATGGGCCATGAGTGTGACTGTGGGCTGCTCCGAGATCACATCCTGCCTCCATCTTCCATCTATCCCAGCGTCCTG GCCTCTGGACAGGAACGTAAAACTAGCAAAATAAGCCAGAAGACCATGGATGATTTAAGTTTGAGCACTTCTGAGGCTCTGCGG ATTGATCCTGTTTCTAACACCCACCCACTTCTGGTCTTTGTGAACCCCAAGAGTGGCGGGAAGCAAGGCGAGAG GGTGCTTTGGAAATTCCAGTATCTGCTGAATCCTCGACAGGTGTTCAACCTCCTAAAGGATGGTCCTGAGCCAGG ACTCAGATTCTTCAGAGATGTTCCTGATTACAGGATTTTGGTGTGCGGCGGAGATGGCACAGTAGGCTGGATTCTAGAGTCCATTG ACAAAGCCAACTTGCCTTTTGTGCCTCCTGTTGCTGTGTTGCCCCTGGGCACTGGAAATGATCTGGCTCGTTGCCTAAGATGGGGAGGAG GATATGAGGGACAGAATCTGGGGAAGATCCTCAAGGATTtagagacaagtaaggtggtacATATGGATCGATGGTCTGTGGAGGTGATACCCcaacaaactgaagaaaagaGTGACCCAGTCCCCTTTCAAATCATCAATAACTACTTCTCCATCGGTGTG GATGCCTCTATTGCTCACCGATTCCACATCATGCGAGAGAAATATCCTGAGAAGTTCAACAGCAG AATGAAGAACAAGCTATGGTACTTCGAATTTGCCACTTCTGAATCTATCTTCTCAACGTGCAAAAAGCTGGAGGAATCTTTGACAGTTGAG ATCTGTGGGAAACCACTGGATCTGAGCAACCAGTCCCTAGAAGGCATTGCAGTGCTGAACATCCCAAGCACACATGGTGGCTCCAATCTCTGGGGTGACACCAAGAGACCACATGGCGATATCCATGGGATCAACCAGGCCTTAGGTGCTACTGCCAAAGTCATCACCGACCCTGATATTCTGAAGACCTGTGTACCAG ACCTAAGTGACAAGCGGCTGGAAGTAGTGGGGCTGGAGGGTGCAATTGAGATAGGCCAGATCTATACCAAGCTCAAGAATGCTGGACATCGGCTGGCCAAGTGCTCTGAGATCACCTTCCA CACCACAAAAACCCTCCCCATGCAAATTGACGGAGAACCCTGGATGCAGACACCTTGTACA aTCAAGATCACCCACAGG
- the DGKA gene encoding diacylglycerol kinase alpha isoform X4 — protein sequence MMRMAEYLDWDVSELRPILQEMMKAIDYDGSGSVSLAEWLRAGATTVPLLVLLGLEMTLKDNGQHMWRPKRFPRPVYCNLCESSIGLGKQGLSCNLCKYIVHDQCAMKALPCEVSTYAKSRKDIGVQSHVWVRGGCESGRCDRCQKKIRIYHSLVGLHCVWCHLEIHDDCLPAMGHECDCGLLRDHILPPSSIYPSVLASGQERKTSKISQKTMDDLSLSTSEALRIDPVSNTHPLLVFVNPKSGGKQGERVLWKFQYLLNPRQVFNLLKDGPEPGLRFFRDVPDYRILVCGGDGTVGWILESIDKANLPFVPPVAVLPLGTGNDLARCLRWGGGYEGQNLGKILKDLETSKVVHMDRWSVEVIPQQTEEKSDPVPFQIINNYFSIGVDASIAHRFHIMREKYPEKFNSRMKNKLWYFEFATSESIFSTCKKLEESLTVEICGKPLDLSNQSLEGIAVLNIPSTHGGSNLWGDTKRPHGDIHGINQALGATAKVITDPDILKTCVPDLSDKRLEVVGLEGAIEIGQIYTKLKNAGHRLAKCSEITFHTTKTLPMQIDGEPWMQTPCTIKITHRNQMPMLVGPPPRSSNFFGFLC from the exons ATGATGCGAATGGCTGAATACCTGGATTGGGATGTGTCTGAGCTGAGGCCG attcttcaagagatgatgAAAGCGATTGACTATGATGGCAGTGGCTCTGTCTCCCTAGCTGAGTGGCTCCGGGCTGGGGCCACCACCGTGCCACTGCTCGTGCTGCTGGGCCTGGAGATG ACCCTGAAGGACAATGGGCAGCACATGTGGAGACCCAAGAGATTCCCCCGACCAGTCTACTGCAACCTGTGCGAGTCGAGCATTGGTCTTGGCAAACAGGGGCTGAGCTGTAACC TCTGTAAATACATCGTTCACGACCAGTGTGCCATGAAGGCCCTGCCCTGTGAAGTCAGCACCTACGCCAAGTCTCGGAAGGACATTGGT GTCCAATCACACGTGTGGGTGCGAGGAGGCTGTGAATCTGGACGGTGTGACCGCTGTCAGAAAAAGATCCGGATCTACCACAGTCTGGTTGGGCTGCATTGTGTGTGGTGCCACCTAGAG ATCCATGATGACTGCCTTCCAGCCATGGGCCATGAGTGTGACTGTGGGCTGCTCCGAGATCACATCCTGCCTCCATCTTCCATCTATCCCAGCGTCCTG GCCTCTGGACAGGAACGTAAAACTAGCAAAATAAGCCAGAAGACCATGGATGATTTAAGTTTGAGCACTTCTGAGGCTCTGCGG ATTGATCCTGTTTCTAACACCCACCCACTTCTGGTCTTTGTGAACCCCAAGAGTGGCGGGAAGCAAGGCGAGAG GGTGCTTTGGAAATTCCAGTATCTGCTGAATCCTCGACAGGTGTTCAACCTCCTAAAGGATGGTCCTGAGCCAGG ACTCAGATTCTTCAGAGATGTTCCTGATTACAGGATTTTGGTGTGCGGCGGAGATGGCACAGTAGGCTGGATTCTAGAGTCCATTG ACAAAGCCAACTTGCCTTTTGTGCCTCCTGTTGCTGTGTTGCCCCTGGGCACTGGAAATGATCTGGCTCGTTGCCTAAGATGGGGAGGAG GATATGAGGGACAGAATCTGGGGAAGATCCTCAAGGATTtagagacaagtaaggtggtacATATGGATCGATGGTCTGTGGAGGTGATACCCcaacaaactgaagaaaagaGTGACCCAGTCCCCTTTCAAATCATCAATAACTACTTCTCCATCGGTGTG GATGCCTCTATTGCTCACCGATTCCACATCATGCGAGAGAAATATCCTGAGAAGTTCAACAGCAG AATGAAGAACAAGCTATGGTACTTCGAATTTGCCACTTCTGAATCTATCTTCTCAACGTGCAAAAAGCTGGAGGAATCTTTGACAGTTGAG ATCTGTGGGAAACCACTGGATCTGAGCAACCAGTCCCTAGAAGGCATTGCAGTGCTGAACATCCCAAGCACACATGGTGGCTCCAATCTCTGGGGTGACACCAAGAGACCACATGGCGATATCCATGGGATCAACCAGGCCTTAGGTGCTACTGCCAAAGTCATCACCGACCCTGATATTCTGAAGACCTGTGTACCAG ACCTAAGTGACAAGCGGCTGGAAGTAGTGGGGCTGGAGGGTGCAATTGAGATAGGCCAGATCTATACCAAGCTCAAGAATGCTGGACATCGGCTGGCCAAGTGCTCTGAGATCACCTTCCA CACCACAAAAACCCTCCCCATGCAAATTGACGGAGAACCCTGGATGCAGACACCTTGTACA aTCAAGATCACCCACAGG